A single Chloracidobacterium sp. DNA region contains:
- the asnB gene encoding asparagine synthase (glutamine-hydrolyzing): protein MCGINGIVFSRDSGREVSPDVLIGMRDIMRHRGPDDGGIFVDKNVGIGHRRLAIVDPRLGIQPMFTDDRSCSIVYNGEVYDHADHRAELESSGHSFHSRSDTETILHLYQEHGRDCVEYLRGMFAFAIWDAKRQELLIARDRLGVKPLYYVHSQDGSLYFASEIKSLLAAGAVKPEINFNALPDQLAAHGTSRDETLYAGIKRLMPGHTMVWKDGRIDIREYWDLNFEPKLEPRSDVEFVDAWREMFRKSVELRLMSDVPLGMFLSGGIDSSAIAAMMSTMVSEPIKTFSVGFREREANELGFARLVADAFGTEHHEITITPKQFFDQLPDLVWHEDEPIGFIASVPLYFVSKLAQEHVKVVLTGEGSDETLAGYGRYAKTLQLLNYGRKYESLTPGFVRNAVRGGVGTLPGGIGNKLSRTFLTRSADIENLFLDNFGVFPRAMQSELFSKAVRERIIDVDPYLQSRKWLVKTDAIDPLDQLLYIDTKTYLHELLMKQDQMSMAASIESRVPFLDHKLVEFAARMPREMKLRGNTTKWILREAMKGILPAEILDRPKMGFPVPVGNWFRGEFKHIVEEYVLSPRTIERGIFDERFVRALVARHQAGENHDERIWALVNFEIWQRRFFDGLGNAG, encoded by the coding sequence ATGTGCGGGATAAACGGCATTGTATTTTCAAGGGATTCGGGCCGCGAGGTGTCACCGGATGTGCTGATCGGTATGCGCGATATAATGCGTCACCGAGGGCCTGACGACGGAGGCATTTTTGTCGATAAAAATGTCGGTATCGGTCATCGCCGACTCGCGATCGTTGACCCGCGACTTGGCATCCAGCCGATGTTTACTGATGATCGATCGTGCTCGATCGTCTACAACGGGGAAGTCTATGATCACGCCGATCACCGTGCCGAACTCGAATCAAGCGGTCATAGCTTTCACAGCCGCAGCGATACCGAGACCATTCTGCATCTATATCAGGAGCACGGCCGTGATTGTGTCGAATATCTCCGGGGAATGTTTGCATTCGCCATTTGGGACGCTAAACGCCAGGAACTGCTCATTGCTCGTGATCGTCTAGGCGTCAAGCCGCTCTATTACGTTCACTCTCAGGATGGCAGTCTATATTTTGCGTCCGAGATCAAGTCTTTGCTTGCCGCCGGAGCGGTTAAGCCTGAGATCAATTTTAACGCTTTGCCGGACCAACTTGCGGCACACGGCACCTCCCGCGACGAAACGCTCTACGCCGGTATCAAGCGGTTGATGCCCGGCCATACAATGGTATGGAAAGACGGCCGAATCGATATTCGCGAGTATTGGGACCTCAATTTTGAGCCAAAGCTCGAACCTAGAAGCGATGTAGAATTTGTCGACGCGTGGCGCGAAATGTTTCGCAAGTCCGTCGAGCTTCGATTAATGTCGGACGTTCCCCTGGGGATGTTTCTCTCCGGCGGGATCGACTCGAGCGCGATCGCCGCGATGATGTCGACGATGGTCTCAGAACCCATCAAGACATTCTCGGTCGGTTTTCGCGAGCGTGAGGCCAACGAACTTGGCTTTGCCCGACTCGTCGCCGATGCTTTTGGGACCGAACATCACGAGATCACGATCACGCCAAAGCAATTTTTTGACCAACTGCCGGACCTCGTCTGGCACGAGGACGAACCGATCGGCTTTATTGCCTCGGTACCTTTATATTTTGTTTCGAAACTCGCACAGGAGCACGTCAAGGTCGTTCTTACAGGTGAGGGAAGCGACGAAACGCTCGCGGGTTATGGCCGCTATGCCAAGACGCTGCAATTATTAAATTACGGTAGAAAGTACGAAAGCCTCACGCCCGGATTCGTGCGGAATGCTGTCCGTGGCGGTGTGGGGACGTTGCCGGGCGGGATAGGCAATAAACTCAGCCGAACCTTTCTAACGCGAAGTGCGGACATTGAGAATTTGTTTCTAGACAATTTTGGCGTATTTCCGCGAGCGATGCAGTCCGAACTGTTTTCGAAGGCGGTGCGGGAAAGGATCATCGATGTTGACCCCTATCTGCAGTCAAGAAAATGGTTGGTGAAGACCGATGCGATCGACCCACTCGACCAATTGCTGTATATCGATACTAAGACATATCTGCACGAGTTGCTGATGAAACAGGATCAGATGTCGATGGCCGCCTCGATCGAGAGCCGAGTGCCGTTTCTGGATCATAAGTTAGTCGAATTTGCGGCCCGAATGCCGCGTGAGATGAAACTGCGGGGCAATACGACAAAATGGATCCTCCGTGAGGCTATGAAGGGAATTTTGCCGGCGGAGATCCTCGATCGTCCGAAGATGGGATTTCCGGTGCCGGTCGGCAACTGGTTTCGCGGCGAATTCAAGCACATTGTTGAAGAATACGTTTTGAGCCCGAGAACGATCGAACGCGGGATCTTTGATGAGAGATTTGTAAGGGCGTTAGTCGCCCGCCATCAGGCAGGTGAGAATCACGACGAGAGAATATGGGCACTCGTAAATTTTGAGATATGGCAGCGGCGATTCTTTGACGGATTGGGGAACGCCGGATAA
- a CDS encoding glycosyltransferase yields the protein MTNISKSTTRSAGAARAELRGRDILCFSHDWTGDPLSKTHLMRVLAKDNRILWINAIANRMPTASSKDVSRIFKKLKSFAEPVREVEPNIFVLNPLAIPAYGSKLIVDLNQRSLVRQVRKAMRKLGFADVINMVFNPAAGMIAGHLGESELIYYCVDEYTAFTGSSALKEIEEKLFRMSDLVIVSAEKLYDSKKQFNENTHIIRHGTDWKHFRTALDPDLAMPEDIRGLPRPIIGFHGLLADWVDFDLIKKTAEYFHNGSIVLVGKTSVDAEQKIKVLNGVPNIHLLGRKPYEQLPAYCKAFDVALNPFMINELTLAANPLKVREYLAAGLPVVSTDIPEVRILEDCLVATGHDDFIAKIENALSDPKPRETVSDKIAHESWEAKVDELRSIVAVSKQSRGDRR from the coding sequence ATGACGAATATCAGTAAGTCAACAACGCGATCCGCCGGGGCAGCGAGAGCAGAACTTCGAGGCCGTGACATTCTGTGTTTTAGCCACGACTGGACCGGCGATCCGTTGTCCAAAACACACCTGATGCGCGTGTTGGCAAAGGATAATCGCATACTTTGGATAAATGCGATCGCAAATCGTATGCCCACTGCGTCGTCCAAAGATGTCTCACGTATCTTTAAGAAACTAAAGAGCTTTGCCGAACCGGTCCGCGAGGTCGAGCCGAATATCTTTGTGCTCAATCCGCTAGCGATCCCGGCGTACGGCAGCAAGTTGATAGTCGACCTAAATCAGCGCTCGCTGGTACGGCAGGTCAGAAAGGCGATGCGAAAGCTCGGATTCGCCGACGTTATCAATATGGTCTTTAATCCCGCCGCCGGTATGATCGCCGGACATCTGGGTGAAAGCGAATTGATCTACTATTGCGTCGACGAATACACTGCATTTACGGGTTCCTCAGCCCTCAAGGAGATCGAGGAAAAGCTCTTTCGGATGTCCGACCTGGTCATTGTTTCAGCCGAAAAGCTTTACGATTCGAAAAAACAGTTTAACGAAAATACGCACATCATTCGTCACGGCACCGACTGGAAGCATTTCCGGACGGCACTCGATCCGGATCTCGCAATGCCTGAAGATATCCGCGGCTTACCACGTCCGATCATCGGATTTCACGGCCTGTTGGCAGACTGGGTCGATTTTGATCTGATAAAGAAAACCGCAGAATATTTTCACAATGGCTCCATCGTGCTCGTTGGCAAGACCAGTGTCGATGCCGAACAAAAGATCAAGGTGCTCAATGGTGTGCCAAATATTCACTTACTCGGCCGCAAACCCTACGAACAGTTGCCGGCGTACTGCAAGGCCTTTGACGTTGCACTTAACCCGTTTATGATCAACGAATTAACACTTGCGGCAAACCCCTTGAAGGTGCGCGAATATCTTGCGGCGGGCTTGCCGGTAGTGTCGACCGATATTCCCGAGGTACGCATTCTTGAGGATTGTCTGGTGGCAACCGGCCACGATGATTTCATTGCTAAGATCGAAAACGCTCTTTCGGATCCCAAACCCAGAGAAACTGTCAGCGACAAGATCGCCCACGAGAGTTGGGAAGCAAAGGTCGATGAACTGCGCTCGATCGTTGCGGTGTCAAAACAGTCACGGGGTGATCGCCGGTGA
- a CDS encoding YdcF family protein: MIGRPRMILGVACLIALWIFVAPFLAKWLIVERTLEHADALMVLSGSAVYRERTRIAAELYKQGVAPRIFITDDGQRSGWSLADKANPRFVELEQRELIANGVLPDAITILPGTVSGTDDEAIALRNEIEKSHLDSIVIVTSAYHTRRALWTFEQILADKQVVVGVAFAPPGEFTPRPWSWWLGFRGWRMVAGEYLKFVVYRFYY; this comes from the coding sequence GTGATCGGCAGACCGAGGATGATACTTGGGGTTGCGTGTCTTATCGCGCTCTGGATATTCGTAGCACCATTTCTGGCAAAATGGCTGATCGTCGAACGAACGCTTGAGCACGCTGACGCTCTAATGGTTCTGAGCGGTTCGGCCGTTTATCGCGAACGAACGCGGATCGCCGCCGAACTCTACAAACAAGGTGTTGCACCGAGGATTTTCATCACCGATGACGGCCAGCGATCCGGTTGGTCGCTAGCGGACAAGGCCAACCCGCGGTTTGTCGAACTGGAACAACGCGAATTGATCGCAAACGGAGTTTTGCCGGACGCCATCACTATTCTGCCGGGAACGGTTTCCGGCACCGACGACGAGGCGATCGCTCTCCGGAACGAGATCGAAAAGAGTCATTTAGACTCGATCGTGATCGTCACGTCTGCCTATCACACCCGACGGGCACTATGGACATTTGAGCAAATATTGGCTGATAAACAGGTTGTTGTCGGGGTCGCATTTGCTCCGCCGGGGGAGTTTACCCCGAGGCCTTGGTCGTGGTGGTTGGGATTTCGCGGTTGGCGAATGGTGGCCGGAGAGTATTTGAAATTTGTGGTTTATCGATTTTATTACTAG
- a CDS encoding protein kinase, with translation MIGSQINQYKILEKIGSGGQGTVYKALDTKLNRTAVIKVLPPELTLKPSNFKRFEREAQLCSQLDHPNICTIYDFHSADGVFYIAMQYVAGKNVRQLVAGRPLELRSSVSIAIQVADALAYAHSKNIIHRDIKAGNIMVTDSGQAKILDFGLAKLLEDDHADQRAGQDHAEITELGIPYGTATYAAPEQARGERADHRSDIFSTGVLLYEMLTGIWAFQGKTVIDVRHQVLYGTPKPLAVMRRDPVPPQLQQIIDKALAKEPKDRYQKISQMRDDLRGVLQQIAGAQVMPGDTYAPTHADGSPVKRAWNWIKGRTGSESSVGLTPSINSYTSFAPDISMTSAGSEKKSVAILPFQNLSGDAASSFYEFALADAVITELAQIRSIIVRPSSVIAKYQGKDVNPRDTGKDLRVHAVLSAGFIRSGDKLRVTAQLLDVVTGDILWSDRIDAEGSDILTLQDAIAQRILEGLRLELTDLEAEKLGKHATDNAEAWEEYLRGRDNFGRFIFRTIDAEDCDAAMANFKRAIELDPHFALAYSGLGACYANRVFKGLGEPEDYTYAEAAFSKAFFYDQNVVEARVLMVMIYLARSEKKKARSEIELLEKQFPNDAALYFVKGVLHRLDGKYEQSLKAFEKLARLDPAARAVAAYNRARIFIYDRKFDEALAELDKGVRAEPNHPMLKIFRSGVYYYQGKFDIAIDMVAKVLADNPRMDGIRPLYAEFLAGAGRFDEAREQLTDDALAVSRADHDMAYWVGSTYALLGEYDLAFKWLNKAIRLGNQNKPYFEQDTNLDSLRGDPRFAELMLKMNNGD, from the coding sequence ATGATTGGTTCGCAGATCAACCAATACAAGATCCTCGAAAAGATCGGCTCCGGCGGCCAGGGCACGGTATACAAGGCTCTTGACACCAAGCTTAACCGTACCGCGGTCATCAAGGTATTGCCGCCCGAATTGACTTTAAAACCGTCTAATTTCAAGCGATTTGAGCGCGAGGCCCAACTCTGTTCACAGCTCGACCACCCCAATATTTGCACGATCTACGATTTTCATAGCGCAGATGGCGTATTTTACATCGCGATGCAATATGTTGCCGGCAAGAATGTCCGACAACTCGTAGCCGGAAGGCCTCTGGAACTCCGAAGCTCTGTTTCAATAGCGATCCAAGTGGCCGATGCTCTTGCCTACGCGCACTCCAAGAACATAATTCACCGCGATATTAAGGCCGGCAATATAATGGTCACGGATTCGGGGCAAGCCAAAATATTAGATTTTGGCCTGGCCAAATTGCTCGAGGATGACCACGCCGACCAACGTGCCGGCCAAGATCATGCAGAGATCACCGAACTCGGCATTCCCTACGGCACGGCAACGTACGCAGCCCCCGAGCAGGCACGCGGCGAACGTGCGGATCACCGCTCCGACATTTTCTCGACCGGCGTTCTGCTTTATGAGATGTTGACCGGAATCTGGGCTTTCCAAGGCAAGACGGTCATAGACGTTCGCCATCAGGTACTCTACGGGACACCAAAGCCGCTCGCCGTAATGCGCCGCGATCCCGTTCCGCCGCAATTGCAGCAAATTATCGACAAGGCTCTGGCTAAAGAACCCAAGGACCGATATCAGAAGATCAGTCAGATGCGGGACGACCTTCGAGGTGTCCTCCAGCAGATCGCCGGTGCTCAGGTTATGCCCGGTGACACCTACGCCCCAACGCACGCAGACGGCAGTCCGGTCAAGCGGGCGTGGAATTGGATTAAGGGACGGACGGGCTCAGAGTCTTCGGTCGGTTTAACGCCGAGCATCAATAGCTATACCTCGTTTGCCCCGGATATCTCGATGACATCCGCGGGGAGCGAGAAAAAGAGCGTAGCGATACTGCCTTTCCAAAACCTCAGTGGCGACGCGGCATCAAGTTTTTACGAATTTGCTCTGGCGGACGCTGTCATTACCGAACTCGCACAGATCCGTTCCATTATCGTCCGGCCCAGTTCGGTGATCGCAAAGTATCAGGGAAAGGACGTCAACCCAAGGGACACGGGCAAGGATCTGCGTGTTCACGCCGTGCTGTCTGCCGGATTTATTCGCTCGGGTGACAAACTCCGAGTGACTGCTCAGCTGCTGGATGTTGTAACGGGCGACATACTTTGGAGCGACCGGATCGATGCCGAGGGTAGCGACATACTTACGCTTCAGGATGCGATAGCCCAGCGCATTCTCGAAGGTCTTCGACTCGAGTTGACCGATCTCGAAGCTGAAAAGTTGGGCAAGCACGCAACTGATAATGCCGAGGCGTGGGAAGAATATCTACGAGGCCGCGATAATTTTGGCCGATTTATCTTTCGTACGATCGACGCCGAAGACTGCGACGCCGCGATGGCCAATTTCAAACGGGCGATCGAACTCGATCCGCACTTTGCTCTCGCATACAGCGGCCTAGGTGCCTGTTATGCCAATCGAGTGTTTAAGGGCCTCGGCGAACCCGAAGATTACACTTATGCCGAGGCGGCATTCAGCAAAGCATTTTTCTACGATCAAAATGTTGTCGAAGCCCGTGTGCTGATGGTGATGATCTATCTCGCCCGCAGTGAAAAGAAAAAGGCACGTTCCGAGATCGAACTGCTAGAAAAGCAATTTCCGAATGATGCCGCACTATATTTTGTGAAAGGTGTGCTTCACCGCCTGGATGGCAAGTACGAGCAATCGCTCAAGGCCTTTGAGAAACTAGCCCGACTTGATCCGGCGGCACGCGCGGTCGCCGCGTACAACCGCGCACGGATCTTTATATATGACCGCAAGTTTGACGAGGCTCTAGCCGAACTGGATAAAGGTGTCCGTGCGGAACCGAATCATCCGATGCTCAAGATCTTTCGTTCGGGCGTCTATTATTATCAGGGCAAATTCGACATAGCTATAGATATGGTTGCAAAGGTTTTGGCGGACAATCCGCGAATGGACGGTATTCGTCCCCTTTACGCCGAATTCCTGGCAGGTGCCGGACGCTTTGACGAAGCCCGCGAGCAACTGACCGACGACGCACTGGCAGTCTCTCGTGCGGACCACGATATGGCATATTGGGTCGGTTCGACGTATGCGTTGCTCGGTGAATACGACCTCGCGTTCAAGTGGCTGAACAAGGCTATCCGCCTCGGCAATCAAAACAAGCCTTACTTTGAACAAGATACCAATCTCGACAGCCTCCGCGGGGATCCTCGTTTTGCAGAACTTATGTTAAAGATGAATAACGGTGATTGA
- a CDS encoding glutaredoxin 3 — protein MSVVIYTKPGCPYCKQAKDHYHSQGIGFTEFDAQNDKIRQREMLEFSGGDPVVPCVVVDGAYIGSGWGDPPRG, from the coding sequence ATGAGCGTAGTTATTTACACAAAGCCCGGTTGCCCATATTGTAAGCAGGCAAAGGACCATTATCATTCGCAAGGAATTGGATTTACTGAATTTGACGCGCAGAACGATAAGATCCGGCAGCGTGAGATGCTTGAGTTTTCCGGTGGAGATCCGGTAGTGCCCTGTGTTGTCGTAGATGGAGCATATATCGGCTCAGGTTGGGGCGATCCGCCGCGAGGCTGA
- a CDS encoding efflux RND transporter periplasmic adaptor subunit — translation MWKPVIRPLIAITIAATAIACGSSGGEKKSSGDAKNDEALSAPAISITIGKSESRDVASAIRATGSLIANETSNVAPKSAGKIANLNVDIGDFVVGGAVIARVDDRDAKLQLASALAAVKVAKSSVRQAEARLGLLGNGKFTATSIPEVRVANANYEQAQAELKQAEANEKRYRELTESGDVAMITYEQFRTQRDTARTRANAAKEQFEAAINTARQSNQAIASAEAQVESAQTQVANAQQAIVDTIIRAPFSGFVSSRPAAVGEYVSSASVVATILRTNPIKVQIQVAEADTPFIAAGRGVSLEVDAYKDRKFAGTVSSVNPAIDPVSRAAIIEALIENGDNALRPGMFANVRINKEGGTKGVFVPRFAVIKDEATQSYRVFAIQEGVAKLLTVQIGLEEGDFVQIVSGVDADLTVATGNLGQLYEGAKVTF, via the coding sequence ATGTGGAAACCAGTCATCAGACCTTTGATCGCCATTACTATAGCCGCAACCGCGATCGCCTGTGGATCGTCCGGCGGAGAAAAGAAAAGCTCAGGCGATGCCAAGAACGACGAAGCCCTGTCGGCTCCGGCAATCAGTATCACGATTGGAAAGAGTGAGTCCCGGGACGTGGCGTCAGCCATCCGCGCAACCGGTAGTCTAATTGCCAACGAAACTTCGAATGTCGCGCCAAAGTCCGCCGGTAAGATCGCAAACTTAAACGTGGACATCGGTGATTTCGTCGTCGGCGGAGCGGTGATCGCAAGGGTTGACGACCGTGACGCCAAATTACAACTTGCGTCGGCACTCGCGGCGGTAAAAGTTGCCAAATCGTCCGTACGACAGGCCGAGGCTCGCTTGGGGCTGCTTGGGAACGGAAAGTTTACCGCGACATCCATCCCGGAAGTGCGGGTCGCAAATGCGAATTATGAACAGGCTCAGGCCGAATTGAAACAAGCCGAGGCCAATGAAAAGCGATATCGTGAACTTACTGAGTCCGGCGATGTGGCGATGATCACATATGAGCAGTTTCGGACACAGCGTGATACCGCCCGCACCCGTGCAAATGCCGCCAAGGAGCAGTTTGAGGCAGCGATCAATACAGCACGGCAGAGTAATCAGGCAATCGCTAGTGCGGAAGCTCAGGTTGAATCGGCCCAGACCCAAGTGGCTAACGCCCAGCAAGCGATCGTCGACACCATTATTAGGGCACCTTTTTCCGGATTTGTGAGTAGCCGTCCGGCGGCGGTCGGTGAATATGTCTCGTCTGCGTCGGTTGTGGCGACCATCCTGCGTACCAACCCGATAAAGGTGCAGATACAAGTTGCCGAAGCCGATACTCCGTTCATCGCCGCGGGCCGCGGAGTTTCGCTTGAGGTAGACGCCTACAAAGATCGTAAGTTTGCCGGAACGGTGTCGTCGGTAAACCCGGCCATCGATCCGGTTTCGCGAGCGGCCATTATCGAAGCCCTTATTGAGAATGGTGATAATGCACTGCGACCGGGAATGTTCGCAAATGTCCGTATTAACAAAGAGGGCGGGACCAAGGGAGTGTTTGTTCCGCGTTTCGCGGTGATCAAGGACGAAGCGACGCAGTCATATCGAGTTTTTGCGATTCAGGAGGGCGTTGCCAAGCTCCTCACAGTGCAGATCGGTCTCGAGGAAGGTGATTTTGTTCAGATAGTCTCGGGCGTAGACGCTGATCTGACAGTTGCAACAGGCAACCTCGGACAGCTGTATGAAGGTGCGAAAGTGACATTCTGA
- a CDS encoding efflux RND transporter permease subunit: protein MQWLAEICVHRPVFATVIVLFLTVVGGFSFFTLGVDRFPKIDLPTISVSTSNSGAAPQEIETEVTDIIEGALNTVPGVEEMRSTSSRGRSSVNLTFNLEKNPDQAFQEIQQKLSGAVNRLPENADPPSVQKSDPDSQPILMYSVSAPRDLTELTTLVQNLLQKRIESADGVGEVFIWGAREKQIKIFVNPDRLKAYNLSVTEISNAVRGQNQELPGGSLVEGAKTLGVRTMSKLTEVSQFADIVITTRNSYPIKIKDVARVESTGADASTAASLDGVQAVSLGIRKQSGANTIAVIENVKKRMAEILPNMPPDMKFALIRDQSEFIQNSLTAIEEHLILGGLFAAVVVFFFLWNFRTTIIAALAIPISIIASFAVIAALGYSLNQMTMLALTLMVGIVIDDAIVVLENIYRFVEEKGMNPFEAAVEGTKEIGLAVLATTLSLLAVFIPVGFMTGIVGRFMSSFGLTSAAAIAVSLIVSFTITPMLAARWIKAKKHPVGATNDPEVDDAYAVANEPGLEQNSEAAGHDRSDSKAGWFYSKVDGTYTWLLKLSMRYRWAVVLICVLTVASIVPLYKFVGMAFLPDEDESLFQINLRAPQGTSLSATQSILDRIARDVREQLPGVKNTLVLAGFGRGSGPNNGFINVSLLPVGDRKKSQADLINQSRALVKKYASKEYQVTVSASSSIAQGIGLGRGGSGIGFFIAGPDMDKLTLYANQLVDKMKEDPSFRDPDNSIDIGTPELRVLIDRAKAADLGVAAGNVAQALNILAAGQRVSTFNENSVQYDVIIQADEPFRRDRSSFQNFAVASTSGAVVGLDKVIKVEEGLSPSSISRLNRQRVVTISAGLPPNSSESDALAKLQKLATNLKMGPEYITGVSGQSKELQKAYESFLLAFLLSFVFMYLILAAQFESFIHPVTILLTLPLAIPFALLSTAMAGQTLNIFSALGILLLFGIVKKNAILQIDHTNTLRASGLNRYDAIIQANRDRLRPILMTTIALVAGMIPLILGSGAGAATNRSIGVLVVGGQSMCLLLTLLAVPVFYSLFDDAKGSGVWQSLSGGVRGLFSVFKRQKAGGESEESA from the coding sequence ATGCAGTGGTTAGCCGAAATTTGTGTTCATCGCCCGGTCTTTGCGACCGTCATCGTACTGTTTCTAACGGTTGTCGGAGGTTTTAGTTTCTTCACCTTAGGTGTGGATCGATTTCCGAAAATCGACCTGCCGACGATCTCGGTATCGACAAGTAATAGCGGAGCTGCTCCGCAGGAGATCGAGACGGAGGTGACCGATATCATCGAAGGTGCCCTGAACACGGTGCCTGGTGTCGAAGAAATGCGGTCGACATCATCTCGGGGACGCTCAAGCGTAAATCTTACGTTCAATCTTGAGAAGAATCCGGATCAGGCGTTTCAGGAGATCCAGCAAAAACTCAGCGGTGCGGTAAACCGCCTGCCGGAAAACGCCGATCCGCCGTCAGTTCAGAAATCAGATCCGGACTCGCAGCCAATTCTAATGTACTCGGTCAGTGCTCCGCGAGATCTGACCGAACTGACTACGCTCGTCCAGAATCTCCTCCAAAAGCGGATCGAGTCGGCCGATGGTGTCGGCGAGGTCTTCATTTGGGGGGCACGCGAAAAACAGATCAAGATCTTCGTAAACCCCGACAGGCTCAAGGCCTACAATCTGTCTGTTACGGAAATTTCAAATGCGGTCCGTGGGCAGAATCAGGAGTTGCCCGGCGGCAGTCTCGTCGAAGGTGCCAAAACCCTCGGCGTCCGCACAATGAGCAAGCTGACGGAGGTGAGCCAGTTCGCCGACATCGTAATTACGACTCGAAATTCATATCCGATCAAGATAAAAGACGTTGCGCGTGTGGAGTCGACCGGTGCTGATGCCAGCACAGCGGCATCGCTCGACGGCGTTCAGGCGGTCAGCCTCGGTATCAGAAAGCAATCCGGAGCCAACACGATAGCCGTTATCGAAAACGTCAAAAAGCGAATGGCAGAGATCCTGCCGAATATGCCGCCGGATATGAAATTCGCATTGATCCGCGATCAATCAGAATTTATCCAAAATAGTTTGACGGCGATCGAGGAACATCTGATCCTCGGCGGATTGTTTGCGGCCGTGGTTGTTTTCTTTTTCCTTTGGAATTTCCGGACGACGATCATCGCCGCTCTGGCCATACCGATCTCGATCATTGCCTCTTTCGCGGTCATCGCGGCCTTGGGCTATTCGCTTAATCAGATGACGATGTTGGCTCTGACCTTAATGGTCGGCATCGTGATCGATGACGCGATCGTGGTGCTCGAAAACATCTATCGGTTCGTCGAGGAAAAAGGGATGAATCCCTTTGAGGCCGCAGTCGAAGGCACCAAGGAGATCGGACTTGCCGTCCTTGCCACGACACTCTCGCTACTGGCGGTTTTTATCCCCGTCGGGTTTATGACCGGCATCGTCGGCCGGTTTATGTCATCCTTCGGACTAACGTCGGCGGCGGCGATCGCTGTCAGTCTGATCGTGTCATTTACGATCACGCCGATGCTCGCGGCCAGATGGATCAAAGCCAAGAAACATCCTGTCGGAGCGACGAACGATCCTGAAGTAGACGATGCATACGCCGTCGCGAATGAACCGGGACTCGAGCAGAACAGCGAAGCCGCCGGTCACGATCGGTCTGATTCGAAGGCAGGGTGGTTTTACAGCAAGGTCGATGGAACGTATACGTGGCTGCTGAAATTATCGATGCGTTATCGGTGGGCTGTCGTTTTGATCTGCGTCCTGACCGTTGCGTCGATCGTGCCGCTTTATAAATTCGTCGGTATGGCGTTTTTGCCGGATGAGGACGAATCTCTGTTTCAGATAAATCTGCGAGCCCCTCAGGGAACGTCACTCTCGGCGACGCAATCCATACTCGACCGTATCGCCCGCGATGTTCGCGAACAATTGCCCGGCGTTAAAAATACGCTTGTTCTCGCCGGTTTCGGGCGCGGTTCGGGACCAAATAACGGTTTTATCAACGTCAGCTTACTTCCGGTCGGTGATCGTAAAAAATCACAGGCGGACCTGATCAATCAGTCTCGGGCGCTCGTCAAGAAATATGCGTCAAAAGAATATCAGGTGACCGTTTCGGCATCGTCGTCGATCGCACAGGGCATCGGACTCGGCCGCGGCGGCAGCGGTATTGGATTTTTCATCGCCGGCCCCGATATGGATAAGTTGACCTTGTATGCCAATCAACTTGTCGACAAAATGAAGGAGGATCCGTCATTTCGCGATCCTGACAATTCGATCGACATTGGGACGCCCGAATTACGTGTGCTTATAGACCGAGCCAAAGCGGCTGATCTTGGCGTTGCGGCGGGCAATGTGGCTCAGGCTCTCAACATACTGGCTGCCGGGCAAAGGGTGTCAACGTTTAACGAGAATTCGGTCCAGTATGATGTGATCATACAGGCAGATGAGCCCTTTAGACGCGACCGCAGCAGTTTCCAAAACTTTGCCGTTGCGTCGACGAGCGGTGCGGTGGTCGGTCTGGACAAGGTGATCAAGGTCGAAGAAGGTTTAAGCCCATCGTCGATCAGTCGGCTTAATCGGCAACGAGTCGTGACGATCTCTGCCGGATTGCCGCCCAACTCGTCCGAGTCGGACGCTTTGGCAAAACTGCAAAAGCTGGCGACGAATCTTAAAATGGGGCCGGAATATATTACCGGAGTCAGCGGTCAGTCAAAGGAACTGCAAAAGGCATATGAATCGTTTTTGCTGGCGTTCCTTTTGTCATTCGTATTTATGTATCTGATCCTCGCGGCTCAATTCGAGTCGTTTATCCACCCGGTGACGATCCTTTTGACACTGCCGCTCGCGATACCGTTCGCTCTCTTGTCGACAGCGATGGCCGGGCAAACGCTGAATATTTTTTCCGCACTCGGGATTCTGCTGCTTTTCGGGATCGTCAAAAAGAACGCTATTCTGCAGATCGATCACACGAATACACTTCGAGCCAGTGGGCTTAACCGATACGACGCAATCATCCAGGCAAACCGGGATCGCTTACGGCCTATCCTTATGACGACGATCGCTCTCGTTGCCGGTATGATACCGCTGATACTTGGCAGCGGAGCGGGTGCCGCGACCAATCGTTCGATCGGCGTCCTTGTGGTCGGCGGCCAATCGATGTGCTTGTTGCTGACACTATTGGCAGTACCTGTTTTCTACTCACTATTTGACGACGCTAAGGGGTCAGGCGTCTGGCAATCGCTTTCCGGCGGCGTCCGTGGCCTGTTTTCAGTTTTCAAACGGCAGAAGGCCGGTGGCGAATCGGAGGAGTCGGCCTAG